A genomic window from Nocardioides rotundus includes:
- a CDS encoding BCCT family transporter, which yields MRGRALTGVDPAVFWGSSVGIAALVVWGLVAPESLGSVMGTTLDWVIRNFGWGFVLIATAGLLMCLFLVLHPWGRIKLGPDDAEPEFRTFSWISMMFAAGLGAGLLFYGTAEPISHWSAPPHGLAKPRTDEAALVALKYTYFHWGFNGWALYAILGGAMAYFAFRKGQPILVSATLTPFLGENASTRPLGRLVDALAIVATLFGTATALGLNGLQLNSGLEYLFGIPRSNEIAVLVIVLVTCLFILSAVTGIERGIQFLADMGMFATIGLFLFFLVAGGATVLVISEGIESIGGYIIEVLPMSLRMGIGDEDWMAAWTIFYWAWWISWAPFVGMFVARISRGRTIREFVLGVVAAPTGFGFLWFAVVGGTGIQLQRSGRADLLGIVDTPELSFFTALDALPLPMISSFVAILLVALFFISGADAASVVMATMATRGALEPPRFVVVVLGLLMGGIACAMLLVGGLGALQQAAILGSVPFTFVVIAVAVAWVKALREEPRPGRQPPQAIPLARPYRAPARRNAPEAGAETGAES from the coding sequence ATGAGGGGCAGAGCACTCACGGGGGTCGACCCGGCGGTCTTCTGGGGCTCGTCGGTCGGGATCGCGGCCCTGGTCGTCTGGGGCCTGGTCGCGCCCGAGAGCCTCGGCAGCGTGATGGGCACGACCCTGGACTGGGTCATCCGCAACTTCGGCTGGGGCTTCGTGCTGATCGCCACCGCCGGGCTGCTCATGTGTCTCTTCCTGGTGCTGCACCCGTGGGGGAGGATCAAGCTCGGTCCCGACGACGCCGAGCCGGAGTTCCGGACCTTCTCCTGGATCTCCATGATGTTCGCCGCGGGTCTCGGCGCGGGGCTGCTGTTCTACGGCACCGCCGAGCCGATCTCCCACTGGTCCGCGCCCCCGCACGGGCTGGCGAAGCCGCGCACCGACGAGGCCGCGCTGGTCGCGCTGAAGTACACCTACTTCCACTGGGGCTTCAACGGCTGGGCGCTCTACGCGATCCTCGGCGGCGCGATGGCCTACTTCGCCTTCCGCAAGGGCCAGCCGATCCTGGTCAGCGCCACCCTCACTCCGTTCCTGGGTGAGAACGCCTCCACCCGGCCGCTCGGCCGGCTGGTCGACGCGCTGGCGATCGTGGCCACCCTGTTCGGCACCGCCACCGCCCTGGGGCTCAACGGGCTGCAGCTCAACAGCGGGCTGGAGTACCTCTTCGGCATCCCGCGCAGCAACGAGATCGCGGTGCTGGTGATCGTGCTGGTCACCTGCCTGTTCATCCTCTCCGCCGTGACCGGCATCGAGCGCGGCATCCAGTTCCTCGCCGACATGGGCATGTTCGCCACCATCGGCCTCTTCCTGTTCTTCCTGGTCGCCGGAGGCGCGACCGTGCTGGTGATCTCCGAGGGGATCGAGTCGATCGGCGGCTACATCATCGAGGTGCTGCCGATGTCGCTGCGCATGGGCATCGGCGACGAGGACTGGATGGCCGCGTGGACGATCTTCTACTGGGCCTGGTGGATCTCCTGGGCACCCTTCGTCGGCATGTTCGTCGCCCGCATCTCCCGAGGACGCACGATCCGGGAGTTCGTGCTCGGCGTGGTCGCGGCGCCGACCGGCTTCGGGTTCCTGTGGTTCGCGGTCGTCGGCGGCACCGGCATCCAGCTGCAGCGCAGCGGCAGGGCGGATCTGTTGGGCATCGTGGACACGCCCGAGCTCTCCTTCTTCACCGCCCTGGACGCGCTCCCGCTCCCGATGATCAGCTCGTTCGTGGCGATCCTGCTCGTCGCGCTGTTCTTCATCAGCGGCGCCGACGCGGCCTCGGTGGTCATGGCCACCATGGCTACGCGCGGGGCGCTCGAGCCGCCCCGGTTCGTCGTCGTGGTCCTGGGCCTTCTGATGGGCGGCATCGCCTGCGCGATGCTCCTGGTCGGCGGCCTGGGCGCCCTGCAGCAGGCCGCGATCCTCGGGTCGGTGCCGTTCACCTTCGTGGTGATCGCGGTCGCGGTCGCCTGGGTCAAGGCGCTGCGCGAGGAGCCGAGGCCGGGCCGGCAGCCACCCCAGGCGATCCCGCTGGCGCGGCCTTACCGCGCCCCCGCGCGGAGGAACGCGCCCGAGGCCGGGGCCGAGACGGGGGCCGAGTCGTGA
- a CDS encoding ABC transporter substrate-binding protein — protein MSAAVRRRGPLVGLLVALCLVLAGCGGEPKETGSAGQPQGAALRITIGTQEFPEARILGELWRQALAVNGYTVDLRKGVGPAADLDRLLRDGEIDGYVAYTGTVLSVVAGEDVSGLDPRQTYDRAREFYAGRDMAMSPMTAFENKDALAVTTTFAEENGLTSIPDLGELDSFVLGARPEFEDLYLGLKGLEQVYDLDNARFRGVPLGKQYAALDSGDADAVDAFTTDPQLRSGDYRLLTDPELLFGSQNAVLTVGTEKLETIGRQRFLAVVGGVNRRLTQDEMVDMNAAVTEGQDEEDVAAAFLRRNGLDQPVRTED, from the coding sequence GTGAGCGCCGCCGTACGTCGTCGTGGCCCGCTGGTCGGACTCCTGGTCGCGCTCTGCCTGGTCCTGGCCGGGTGCGGCGGGGAGCCGAAGGAGACCGGGTCGGCCGGGCAGCCCCAGGGCGCCGCGCTGCGGATCACCATCGGCACCCAGGAGTTCCCCGAGGCGCGGATCCTCGGCGAGCTGTGGCGGCAGGCGCTGGCGGTCAACGGCTACACCGTCGACCTGCGCAAGGGCGTGGGGCCGGCGGCCGACCTCGACCGGCTGCTGCGCGACGGCGAGATCGACGGGTACGTCGCCTACACCGGCACCGTGCTCTCGGTGGTCGCCGGCGAGGACGTCTCCGGGCTCGACCCGCGGCAGACCTACGACCGGGCCAGGGAGTTCTACGCCGGCCGGGACATGGCGATGAGCCCGATGACCGCGTTCGAGAACAAGGACGCGCTCGCCGTGACCACCACGTTCGCCGAGGAGAACGGGCTCACCTCGATCCCGGACCTGGGCGAGCTCGACTCGTTCGTGCTCGGCGCGCGCCCGGAGTTCGAGGACCTCTACCTCGGCCTGAAGGGGCTGGAGCAGGTCTACGACCTGGACAACGCACGGTTCCGCGGCGTCCCGCTGGGCAAGCAGTACGCCGCCCTGGACTCCGGCGACGCGGACGCGGTCGACGCCTTCACCACCGACCCCCAGCTGCGCTCGGGGGACTATCGCCTGCTGACCGACCCCGAGCTGCTCTTCGGCTCGCAGAACGCGGTCCTGACCGTCGGGACGGAGAAGCTGGAGACCATCGGTCGCCAGCGCTTCCTGGCCGTGGTCGGCGGGGTGAACCGCCGGCTCACCCAGGACGAGATGGTGGACATGAACGCGGCGGTCACCGAGGGGCAGGACGAGGAGGACGTCGCCGCGGCGTTCCTCCGGCGCAACGGCCTGGACCAGCCGGTGCGCACCGAGGATTGA
- a CDS encoding Hsp20/alpha crystallin family protein, with protein sequence MSERRPGRNPFEGVTDFVSEINRLRAIGTGRATAAEQVERTHASAWAPATDIFALGEDLVIRIELAGVPPEDVELRFAQGLLTITGYRSTDGADPEESLFYTRERYYGEFRRVITLPEGIEPEDVTATFEHGLVEVVVHQGAAVADPGHRIDLAAQREEPQRRTLG encoded by the coding sequence ATGAGTGAGCGACGACCGGGACGGAACCCGTTCGAGGGCGTGACCGACTTCGTCAGCGAGATCAACCGGCTGCGCGCGATCGGCACCGGTCGCGCGACCGCCGCCGAGCAGGTCGAGCGCACCCATGCCAGCGCCTGGGCGCCCGCGACCGACATCTTCGCGCTGGGCGAGGACCTGGTGATCCGGATCGAGCTGGCCGGCGTGCCCCCCGAGGACGTCGAGCTCCGCTTCGCCCAGGGGCTGCTGACCATCACCGGCTACCGCTCCACCGACGGCGCGGACCCCGAGGAGAGCCTCTTCTACACCCGCGAGCGCTACTACGGCGAGTTCCGCCGGGTGATCACCCTGCCCGAGGGGATCGAGCCCGAGGACGTCACCGCGACCTTCGAGCACGGCCTGGTCGAGGTCGTGGTGCACCAGGGCGCGGCGGTGGCCGATCCGGGGCACCGGATCGACCTGGCCGCCCAGCGCGAGGAGCCGCAGCGCCGCACCCTGGGCTGA